A genome region from Populus alba chromosome 3, ASM523922v2, whole genome shotgun sequence includes the following:
- the LOC118028761 gene encoding uncharacterized protein, giving the protein MASSSMISSSSSCKQIPFLIERKPLMLKDYLLDDLSSCSSKGFKSFPRSHCCTTVRFLLEVDHKTKKHRHQRQLNKRSKSSKAASTTISALQKASVAVINAVKLLPFPSSNSTVKSLSPSRTRKGLLPRCLSRKLFKKSFWRKTPEHNGQCKENNEIRGWRLFHEFLEEQDRPSDQTTSRISTSSRTSSNSNSNVWTTESESTVVSGTSTTSESFISGANDAVCNNKDLIKEVSDRVGVSVGQDSITNREEWPNDTEKEQFSPVSILDCPFQDDEEEISSPFHRSPIRMEGTKQKLMQKIRRFESLAQLDPVDLEKRIAMAELGDESLESPVQHCSMSIKSGNNDNFSEAKEENGTEKHAQELLKHVKSTIASHSLSSNKLDSLLVDFFTEKIVENNASGSVIGLYKEFEHELGGAQGWINGQPTELFLGWEVVESRHAYLEDMEKNGKWKNVDQEKEEFALELEVEVFNSLVDEALLDYILAN; this is encoded by the exons ATGGCTTCTTCTTCTATGATAAGCTCGTCTTCTTCTTGTAAACAAATTCCCTTTTTGATCGAAAGAAAACCCTTGATGCTCAAAGATTATCTCCTTGATGATCTAAGTTCATGCTCATCCAAAGGCTTCAAGTCATTTCCTCGTAGTCACTGCTGTACAACCGTCCGATTTCTCCTCGAAGTCGACCACAAAACCAAAAAGCATCGGCATCAAAGGCAGCTTAACAAAAGAAGTAAATCATCAAAAGCAGCGTCTACAACAATATCAGCTCTTCAAAAAGCATCAGTAGCTGTTATCAACGCCGTTAAACTACTCCCATTTCCCTCCTCCAACTCCACCGTAAAGTCTCTGTCACCGTCAAGAACCAGAAAGGGGCTTTTACCTCGATGTCTTTCACGGAAGCTGTTTAAAAAGAGCTTTTGGAGAAAAACACCTGAGCACAATGGTCAgtgtaaagaaaataatgagatCAGAGGGTGGAGATTGTTCCATGAGTTCTTGGAGGAACAAGATAGACCGTCTGATCAAACCACCAGCAGAATTTCAACTAGTTCAAGGACCAGCAGCAACAGTAACAGTAACGTCTGGACTACGGAGAGTGAATCTACTGTTGTCAGTGGTACATCTACTACGTCAGAGAGTTTTATAAGTGGCGCAAACGACGCCGTTTGTAATAATAAAGATCTAATCAAGGAAGTCAGCGACAGAGTAGGCGTATCAGTCGGCCAGGATTCCATCACAAACAGAGAG GAGTGGCCAAATGACACGGAGAAGGAGCAATTCAGTCCGGTGTCAATTCTGGACTGTCCATTCCAGGACGATGAAGAAGAGATTAGCTCTCCTTTCCATCGTAGTCCTATCCGCATGGAAG GGACCAAACAAAAGCTTATGCAAAAGATCAGAAGGTTTGAGAGCCTCGCTCAACTAGACCCTGTAGACTTGGAGAAGCGAATTGCGATGGCAGAGTTGGGGGACGAATCTCTTGAATCCCCAGTGCAACATTGTTCAATGTCTATCAAAAGTGGTAATAACGACAATTTCAGTGAAGcgaaagaagaaaatggaacaGAAAAGCATGCACAGGAGCTGCTCAAGCATGTCAAATCAACTATAGCATCACATAGCTTATCATCTAATAAGCTAGATAGCCTGTTGGTAGACTTCTTCACAGAGAAAATTGTGGAAAACAATGCGAGTGGAAGCGTGATCGGGTTATATAAAGAATTTGAGCACGAGCTAGGAGGAGCACAGGGTTGGATTAACGGGCAGCCTACAGAATTGTTTTTGGGGTGGGAGGTGGTGGAGAGCAGGCATGCCTACCTTGAAGATATGGAGAAGAATGGGAAGTGGAAAAACGTggatcaagaaaaagaagagtttGCTTTGGAGTTGGAGGTCGAGGTTTTTAATTCATTGGTAGACGAAGCTTTACTTGATTATATTCTAGCTAATTAA